In one window of Cellulophaga sp. HaHa_2_95 DNA:
- a CDS encoding EcsC family protein: MSKLISSHKLTENDLKILTKAKQQMEEIGWAMKGLNSVGNIIQNKVELLPQKQQKWLQEASYKTLQKVVKTNLLSMKTNKPLTTPLNNTYKALVTSSGILGGTFGIVAFSADLAVATKFMMRSIMDIARSEGEDLMELDTQLACLQVFALGGKSKHDDHLETGYYATRITLNSTIKGATSGAGKLVGGMLKGSSNPLLQILGAIASRFSIQVSEKFVAQAIPVLGAAGGGAINLAFIHHFQRMAHAHFAIRKLERTYGEGLIRQSYEQITIS, translated from the coding sequence ATGTCAAAACTTATATCAAGCCATAAGCTCACAGAAAACGATTTAAAAATTTTAACCAAGGCTAAGCAGCAGATGGAAGAAATTGGCTGGGCCATGAAAGGATTAAACAGTGTTGGAAATATCATTCAAAATAAGGTAGAGCTGCTGCCACAAAAACAGCAAAAATGGTTACAAGAAGCAAGCTATAAGACCTTACAAAAAGTAGTTAAAACCAACTTGCTCTCTATGAAAACAAATAAACCGCTAACAACCCCGTTGAACAATACTTATAAAGCACTTGTTACTTCTTCGGGTATTTTAGGCGGCACTTTTGGCATCGTTGCCTTTTCTGCAGATTTAGCGGTTGCCACTAAATTTATGATGCGTTCCATTATGGATATTGCTCGTAGTGAAGGTGAAGACCTTATGGAGTTAGACACACAACTTGCCTGCTTACAAGTTTTTGCCTTAGGGGGAAAAAGTAAACATGATGACCACCTTGAAACGGGGTATTATGCCACCCGAATTACATTAAACTCTACGATAAAAGGAGCAACAAGTGGCGCTGGAAAATTAGTAGGCGGAATGTTAAAGGGTAGTTCTAATCCGTTGTTGCAAATTTTAGGAGCTATTGCCTCCCGATTTAGCATACAAGTTTCTGAAAAGTTTGTAGCGCAGGCTATTCCCGTCTTGGGTGCTGCAGGTGGTGGTGCTATAAATTTAGCCTTCATTCATCATTTTCAACGGATGGCTCATGCACATTTTGCTATCCGAAAATTAGAACGTACCTACGGAGAGGGACTAATTAGACAATCTTACGAGCAAATTACCATCAGCTAA
- a CDS encoding GNAT family N-acetyltransferase, with protein sequence MSHFKETLENPVWFALREAHEKLSITYNGVKFYDPEVCPFGAFTDAANTAEALNTYAKSCDSFFLVSEFGVPTYDSNHIILNRKIEGCQMVLNSLIETPITETIVRLTEDDMEDIYNLVWLVMPGYYRKKTFEMGEYYGIFKEGKLVSVTGQRMQTDDFVEVSAVVTHPDYGRRGLAKQLVYHVTQQILKNKKKPILHTTKGNAAIPLYEKLGYQLTRDMNWWHFSRK encoded by the coding sequence ATGAGTCATTTTAAAGAAACGTTGGAGAATCCGGTATGGTTTGCACTTAGGGAAGCACATGAGAAATTATCAATTACATATAACGGAGTTAAGTTTTATGATCCAGAAGTTTGTCCGTTTGGGGCCTTTACAGATGCTGCCAACACAGCCGAAGCCTTAAATACCTATGCGAAATCGTGTGATAGTTTTTTTCTGGTTTCTGAGTTTGGTGTTCCCACTTATGATAGCAATCATATTATTTTAAATCGAAAAATAGAAGGCTGTCAAATGGTACTCAATTCTTTGATTGAAACGCCAATAACTGAGACGATAGTGCGACTTACAGAGGATGATATGGAGGATATTTATAATCTAGTATGGCTTGTAATGCCTGGGTATTATCGCAAAAAAACCTTTGAAATGGGGGAGTACTACGGGATATTTAAAGAAGGTAAATTAGTGTCCGTTACCGGGCAGCGCATGCAAACCGATGATTTTGTAGAAGTAAGCGCAGTGGTAACACATCCAGACTACGGACGAAGAGGGTTGGCTAAGCAATTGGTATACCATGTAACTCAGCAAATTTTAAAAAATAAGAAGAAGCCCATTTTACACACTACAAAAGGAAATGCGGCAATACCCTTGTATGAAAAATTAGGGTATCAGTTAACACGGGATATGAATTGGTGGCATTTTTCCCGTAAATAA
- a CDS encoding CopD family protein, with protein MTELYGYIKALHLIFVITWFAGLFYVPRLFINHIEASLRPSPEKEILTKEFKLMTKRLWYIITWPSAILAIVFAIWLLVLLPAWLQQPWMHVKLAFVVLLILYHLKNHQIFKQLQRDDIKYTSNFMRIWNEGATIILFAVVFLVVLKSTISWVYGVVGIIALGVLLMLGIKLYKRIRAKNPDA; from the coding sequence ATGACAGAACTATACGGTTATATAAAAGCATTGCATTTAATTTTTGTAATCACATGGTTTGCAGGGCTTTTTTATGTCCCAAGACTATTTATAAATCATATAGAAGCTTCCTTAAGACCTTCTCCAGAAAAAGAAATCTTAACAAAAGAATTTAAATTAATGACCAAAAGGCTATGGTATATCATTACCTGGCCTTCGGCCATTTTAGCCATAGTATTCGCAATTTGGTTGCTAGTGCTCCTTCCGGCTTGGTTACAACAACCATGGATGCATGTGAAACTGGCTTTTGTAGTACTGCTTATTTTGTATCATCTTAAAAACCACCAAATTTTTAAACAATTGCAGCGCGACGATATAAAGTATACGTCTAACTTTATGCGTATTTGGAATGAGGGGGCTACTATTATTTTATTTGCTGTGGTTTTTTTAGTGGTCTTAAAAAGTACGATTAGTTGGGTTTATGGCGTTGTAGGAATTATAGCTTTAGGGGTATTACTTATGTTGGGTATTAAATTATACAAACGTATTAGAGCTAAAAATCCAGATGCTTAA
- a CDS encoding PAS domain-containing sensor histidine kinase, which produces MIVLVLLASVLIAGVTIYQYGEQSKDYHEDRLERKEEQIKENIRYTLQRTTYVPTTDNLDLIFKDEIYQIADVLNVNFNIYDLEGGLIRSSRPKSKFQNDSISMCLTPEVLNNLKNSVNSRYLEEKSAAGDKYQASYTYITDGKFKPIGILNLPYFEDNSFNDHELKEFLLRLGGVYIFMLLIAILLSYVISKYITRSLQTVSDKMNATFLTKQNKRISVGNPSEEIGKLINAYNAMIDELEISAVKLAKSEREQAWREMAKQVAHEIKNPLTPMRLTVQSFERKFDPEDPDVRSKLTEYSKTLIQQIDTMSSIAGAFSNFAEMPAQQNETLNVVKIVKLGLDIFNENYIHFIADEEEIIAKLDRTQLIRVLTNLVKNAIQAVPDVVDPRILVTVSSEGDYVKIAVADNGIGIADEFKEKIFEPKFTTKSSGMGLGLGMVKTIVETYNGSIDLTSQPGKGTVFTVKFPRVV; this is translated from the coding sequence ATGATTGTTTTGGTGTTATTGGCATCAGTACTAATTGCTGGGGTTACCATCTATCAATATGGGGAACAATCTAAAGATTACCATGAAGATCGTTTAGAGCGCAAAGAGGAGCAAATCAAAGAAAATATACGGTATACATTACAGCGTACTACCTACGTCCCTACAACAGACAATTTAGATCTTATTTTCAAAGATGAAATTTATCAAATTGCCGATGTGCTGAATGTAAATTTCAATATTTATGATTTAGAAGGCGGACTCATAAGAAGTTCTAGGCCAAAATCTAAATTCCAAAACGATTCTATTTCGATGTGTTTGACGCCCGAGGTTTTAAATAACCTTAAGAATAGTGTAAACTCTAGGTATTTAGAGGAGAAATCTGCAGCAGGAGATAAATATCAAGCATCATACACCTATATTACAGATGGTAAATTTAAGCCTATTGGGATTTTAAATCTGCCGTATTTTGAAGACAATTCTTTTAATGATCACGAATTAAAAGAGTTCTTATTGCGTTTAGGGGGTGTTTATATTTTTATGTTGCTGATAGCAATTCTTTTATCCTACGTCATCTCAAAATATATCACCAGATCTTTACAAACCGTTTCTGATAAGATGAATGCCACATTCTTAACCAAACAAAATAAAAGAATTAGTGTCGGTAATCCATCAGAAGAGATCGGGAAATTAATTAATGCCTATAATGCGATGATTGATGAACTAGAGATTAGCGCTGTAAAATTAGCAAAAAGTGAACGGGAGCAAGCATGGCGAGAAATGGCAAAGCAAGTGGCGCATGAAATTAAAAATCCGCTTACACCAATGCGTTTAACCGTGCAGAGCTTTGAACGGAAGTTTGATCCTGAAGATCCTGACGTTAGGTCTAAGCTAACGGAATACTCAAAAACATTAATTCAGCAAATAGATACCATGAGCAGTATTGCTGGAGCATTTTCTAATTTTGCCGAAATGCCTGCACAGCAAAATGAAACCCTTAATGTGGTGAAAATCGTGAAGCTAGGTTTAGATATATTTAATGAAAACTATATTCACTTTATTGCAGATGAAGAAGAAATTATCGCTAAACTAGACCGTACGCAATTAATTAGAGTGCTTACTAATTTGGTTAAAAATGCCATCCAAGCTGTTCCAGATGTTGTAGATCCAAGAATATTGGTAACCGTATCTTCAGAAGGTGATTATGTAAAAATTGCGGTAGCAGATAATGGTATTGGGATAGCAGATGAGTTTAAAGAAAAAATCTTTGAACCAAAATTTACGACTAAATCTAGCGGAATGGGTCTTGGTTTAGGGATGGTTAAAACCATTGTGGAAACCTATAACGGGTCTATTGACCTTACCTCGCAACCCGGCAAAGGAACCGTTTTTACGGTGAAATTCCCTAGAGTGGTTTAG
- a CDS encoding enoyl-CoA hydratase/isomerase family protein, producing the protein MEFENILVNQQENMATVTINRPTKLNALNRDTIQELHDAFKVLNKDKSVKVIILTGSGEKAFVAGADIAEFSDFSVKEGGKLAAKGQKLLFDYVENLATPVIAAVNGFALGGGLELAMACHFRVASDNAKMGLPEVSLGVIPGYGGTQRLPQLVGKGRANEMIMTAGMIDAQRALSYGLVNYVVTPEELMPLCEKLAGKITNNSSVAIRYAIKAVNAGFSTDTDGFDKEIKAFGECFGTDDFKEGTTAFLEKRKAKFE; encoded by the coding sequence ATGGAATTCGAAAATATACTAGTAAATCAACAAGAGAATATGGCTACGGTGACCATTAACCGTCCTACTAAATTAAATGCATTAAATAGAGATACTATACAAGAATTACATGATGCTTTTAAAGTCCTGAATAAGGATAAATCAGTCAAAGTAATTATACTAACCGGAAGTGGCGAAAAGGCTTTTGTTGCTGGAGCAGATATTGCTGAATTTTCAGATTTTTCAGTAAAAGAAGGTGGTAAGCTTGCTGCAAAAGGTCAAAAGTTATTGTTTGACTATGTAGAGAATTTAGCGACCCCTGTGATTGCTGCAGTAAATGGTTTTGCTTTGGGTGGCGGATTAGAACTTGCTATGGCCTGCCATTTTAGAGTAGCTAGTGATAATGCTAAAATGGGCTTGCCAGAAGTTTCGTTAGGAGTAATTCCGGGATATGGAGGTACGCAACGTTTACCACAATTGGTTGGAAAAGGGCGTGCTAATGAAATGATAATGACGGCTGGGATGATTGATGCTCAAAGGGCACTTTCTTATGGTTTGGTAAATTATGTGGTAACACCCGAAGAATTAATGCCACTTTGTGAGAAGTTAGCAGGTAAGATAACGAATAATTCATCTGTTGCCATCCGCTACGCAATAAAAGCAGTAAATGCTGGTTTTAGTACTGATACCGATGGCTTCGATAAAGAAATTAAGGCTTTTGGAGAATGTTTTGGAACCGATGATTTTAAAGAAGGAACTACAGCATTTTTAGAAAAAAGAAAAGCAAAATTTGAGTAA
- a CDS encoding lipocalin family protein, protein MKKLLVLSAALLGIFFTSCSSDDDDSGNPLIGSWGFFQDENANGELEEGDECSKKLTLIFREDMSFELEAYGSITGDPDECEKDSDSDTGTWAILSEGVLAITFDSGGVEEFNYSIENNTLTFTSTYESNGETETERSIYIRR, encoded by the coding sequence ATGAAAAAATTATTAGTACTATCAGCCGCATTACTTGGTATTTTCTTTACTTCTTGTAGTAGCGATGATGATGATTCTGGAAACCCATTAATAGGCTCTTGGGGCTTTTTTCAAGATGAAAATGCAAATGGAGAATTAGAAGAAGGAGATGAATGTTCTAAAAAGTTAACATTGATTTTTAGAGAAGATATGTCTTTTGAGCTTGAAGCTTATGGAAGTATTACTGGAGATCCCGATGAATGTGAAAAAGATAGTGATAGCGATACAGGAACTTGGGCTATTTTATCGGAAGGAGTTTTAGCTATTACCTTTGATTCAGGAGGAGTTGAAGAGTTTAATTATTCTATTGAGAATAATACGCTCACCTTTACATCTACATACGAATCAAATGGAGAAACGGAAACAGAAAGAAGCATCTATATCCGTAGATAA
- a CDS encoding glycosyl hydrolase, whose amino-acid sequence MKTNYLKNSMILLLLCVLPLTALAQKKKKSKQATTQIPETLYSSLEYRLLGPFRGGRSAAVTGVPGQPNLFYFGATGGGVWKTRNGGREWENISDGFFGGSIGAIEVSKSDPNVIYVGGGEKTLRGNVSSGYGVWKTENAGKTWVSVGLEKSRHVPRLRVHPTNSDIVYAAVLGNIYKPTQERGIYKSIDGGKNWKKTLFVNDQAGAVDLVFDPNNPRILYASTWRAERTPYSLSSGGDGSALWKSTDSGETWIEISNNEGFPKDTLGIIGVTVSPKNSDRVWAIVENKEKGGLYRSDDAGSTWTQVNDERKLRQRAWYYTRLYADTEDEDVVYVLNVNYHKSSDGGKSFSTFNAPHGDHHDLWIASENSNRMIIGDDGGAQISYDGGETWSTYYNQPTAQFYRVTTDNAFPYRIYAAQQDNSTLRINHRSDGRSIDDNDWEETAGGESAWIAVDPADDDIVYGGSYDGFLTRVNHKTKTVRGINVWPDNPMGAGAEAMKYRFQWNFPIIFSKHNPKKLYTFSNHVHVSENEGQSWTLLSDDLTRNDPTKLGSSGGPITQDNTSVEYYCTIFAANESPLKEGLLWVGSDDGLVHVTKDGGTSWTNVTPANMPEWSMINSIEPSAFDAGTCYVAATRYKLGDFEPYLYKTTDYGKTWRKITNGIDEEHFTRVVREDPKRKGLLYAGTETGMYISFDDGANWNPFQMNLPIVPITDLAIKDDNLIVATQGRSLWIIDDLTVLHQLNTSDKDKATILFQPKDTYRTKGRASKKPSKTAGQNHPNGVITHFYLNSLNEKDSIALTYLSMKGDTLASFSNTTKEKEQKLDPKKGGNTHVWDTRGKGAKKLDGMILWWANLDGAKAVPGTYKVSLSVNGKIATEDFKILPDPRAEASVAAMQEQFNFIADINATIDRAHTSIEKIRTITKQLDAFSKQYKGNEQTKALLEKAKAMKEKFGEVEKALYQTQNRSGQDPLNFPIKLTNKLGHLNSLVAIDDFPPTAQDIAVKNELTAEIKAQLSTFDALISKEMKQFNEEFNQLKLNYLFVEE is encoded by the coding sequence ATGAAAACCAACTACCTCAAAAATAGCATGATCCTGCTATTACTTTGTGTACTGCCGCTTACGGCCTTGGCGCAAAAAAAGAAAAAATCAAAACAAGCTACTACTCAAATTCCAGAGACCTTATATTCTAGCTTAGAATATAGATTGTTGGGGCCGTTTCGTGGGGGGCGTTCTGCTGCCGTAACCGGCGTTCCAGGGCAACCAAATTTGTTTTATTTTGGAGCAACAGGCGGTGGTGTGTGGAAAACGAGAAATGGAGGTCGGGAATGGGAGAATATTTCTGATGGCTTTTTTGGAGGGAGCATCGGGGCTATTGAGGTTTCTAAAAGCGACCCAAATGTGATCTATGTTGGAGGTGGTGAAAAAACACTTCGCGGTAATGTATCTTCTGGATACGGCGTTTGGAAAACCGAAAATGCAGGAAAAACTTGGGTCTCTGTAGGCCTAGAAAAAAGTAGGCATGTGCCTAGACTTCGAGTGCATCCTACAAATTCTGATATTGTTTATGCTGCTGTTTTGGGTAATATTTATAAACCGACACAAGAACGTGGTATCTACAAAAGTATAGACGGTGGTAAAAATTGGAAAAAAACACTTTTTGTTAATGACCAAGCAGGGGCGGTAGATCTGGTATTTGATCCTAATAATCCTAGAATTTTGTATGCCTCTACTTGGCGTGCAGAACGTACACCTTATAGTTTAAGTAGTGGTGGTGATGGCTCTGCGTTGTGGAAAAGTACAGATAGTGGAGAGACGTGGATAGAGATTTCTAATAATGAAGGCTTCCCAAAAGACACTTTAGGGATTATCGGCGTAACCGTTTCACCGAAAAATTCTGATCGTGTATGGGCCATTGTAGAAAATAAGGAAAAAGGTGGCTTGTACCGCAGCGATGATGCGGGTAGTACATGGACGCAAGTTAATGATGAACGTAAATTACGCCAACGTGCTTGGTATTATACGCGTCTTTATGCGGATACAGAAGATGAAGATGTGGTGTATGTTTTAAATGTAAATTACCATAAATCTAGTGATGGCGGAAAATCGTTCTCAACGTTTAATGCGCCACATGGAGATCATCATGATCTTTGGATTGCTTCAGAAAATTCTAATCGGATGATTATTGGAGATGATGGTGGTGCGCAAATTTCTTATGATGGCGGTGAAACATGGAGTACCTATTACAACCAACCTACCGCACAATTTTATAGAGTTACAACAGATAACGCTTTTCCTTATCGGATTTATGCAGCGCAGCAAGATAATTCTACACTTCGCATCAATCACAGAAGTGATGGGCGTAGTATAGATGACAATGATTGGGAAGAAACGGCAGGGGGAGAATCGGCTTGGATTGCCGTAGATCCTGCCGATGATGATATTGTGTATGGAGGTAGTTATGATGGCTTTTTAACGCGTGTTAATCATAAAACAAAAACGGTAAGAGGTATAAATGTGTGGCCAGATAATCCTATGGGTGCTGGGGCCGAAGCCATGAAGTATCGTTTTCAATGGAACTTCCCTATTATATTTAGTAAGCATAATCCCAAAAAATTATATACTTTTTCTAACCATGTGCATGTTTCGGAAAATGAAGGACAAAGTTGGACGCTTTTGAGTGATGATTTGACTAGAAATGATCCTACGAAACTAGGTTCTAGTGGTGGGCCCATAACACAAGATAATACGAGTGTAGAATATTACTGCACCATTTTTGCGGCTAATGAAAGTCCGCTAAAAGAAGGCTTGCTTTGGGTAGGTAGTGATGATGGTTTGGTGCATGTAACTAAAGACGGTGGTACTTCTTGGACTAATGTTACACCTGCGAACATGCCAGAATGGTCTATGATCAATAGCATTGAGCCTTCGGCTTTTGATGCCGGTACATGCTATGTTGCGGCAACACGATATAAATTGGGCGATTTTGAACCTTACTTATATAAAACTACAGATTACGGTAAAACGTGGCGTAAAATTACAAATGGGATTGATGAAGAGCATTTCACTAGAGTAGTGCGCGAAGATCCTAAAAGAAAAGGATTGCTCTATGCTGGCACGGAAACAGGAATGTATATTTCTTTTGATGATGGGGCCAACTGGAATCCGTTTCAAATGAACTTGCCTATTGTGCCTATAACAGATTTAGCGATCAAGGATGATAATTTAATAGTGGCCACACAGGGTAGAAGCTTATGGATCATTGACGACTTAACCGTACTGCACCAACTCAATACTTCAGATAAAGATAAAGCGACTATTTTATTTCAGCCTAAAGATACTTACAGAACTAAAGGGCGTGCAAGTAAAAAACCATCTAAAACTGCGGGCCAAAACCATCCTAACGGGGTAATTACACATTTCTATTTAAATAGTTTAAATGAAAAAGATAGTATTGCTTTAACCTATTTGAGTATGAAAGGTGATACTCTTGCTTCTTTTTCCAATACAACAAAAGAAAAAGAGCAAAAATTAGATCCTAAAAAAGGTGGGAATACGCATGTTTGGGATACTCGTGGAAAAGGAGCCAAGAAATTAGACGGGATGATTTTATGGTGGGCTAATTTAGACGGAGCAAAAGCAGTTCCTGGAACCTATAAAGTAAGTCTATCGGTGAATGGAAAAATAGCTACGGAAGACTTTAAAATTTTACCCGATCCTAGAGCAGAAGCTTCCGTAGCAGCTATGCAAGAGCAGTTTAATTTTATAGCAGATATTAATGCTACTATTGATAGAGCGCATACATCTATTGAAAAAATTAGAACAATTACGAAGCAGCTAGATGCTTTTTCAAAGCAATATAAAGGCAATGAGCAAACAAAGGCTTTATTGGAGAAAGCAAAAGCAATGAAAGAGAAATTTGGCGAAGTAGAAAAGGCCTTATATCAGACGCAAAACAGAAGCGGGCAAGACCCTTTGAACTTTCCAATTAAGTTAACCAATAAACTTGGGCATTTAAATAGCTTGGTGGCTATTGATGATTTTCCGCCTACGGCGCAAGATATCGCAGTTAAAAATGAATTGACTGCCGAAATAAAAGCACAATTAAGTACTTTTGATGCGCTGATAAGTAAGGAGATGAAACAGTTTAATGAAGAATTCAATCAGCTAAAACTTAACTATTTATTTGTAGAGGAATAA